A section of the Lujinxingia litoralis genome encodes:
- a CDS encoding DNA internalization-related competence protein ComEC/Rec2, translated as MRRLRAWIHTHTSLSAAAAAAAALMSAALLALDPTLGECLVLAALPAPGALAVAWLSPRIPWRLPLGVAAAAATLLCLSFAYQQAERAARAPARDWIGEERHELEVHLELTSGPLPQARGYTYDARLLGSDVDALNALLPARPPKVRLFYPHDHHPAGASLPRAGDRLRAWARLRRFAPGSRPGERPARQLMERRSYLASVTLREPPQLQEPQQPAPTLRLARALSDRRLALERRVATHLQGDALAVTWAMLTASRGLIRPEFRAPFDQTSTSHVLAISGLHFGVIAALITFALRLLLDPLARLYCWVPRQRLLVVPSLLCLLAYLVAIGAPISAQRAFLMVALASMTLLIARRLRPTSVLWTVAAALLIHSPHLLVEVGFQLSMAATAGILLFYQGRPAWLRPPQGPDAHQESRRSRRLRALGLFVGVSTAASVATLPPLIALSAELPVSGFWTNLIVIPLVGSLIFPLMVAGALLTSIYEPVAGVLLNLAGSLFLGLHHALHQVADWPLNELRLGTPSPLEWGAMWVACALAVAGGLRLRPCLIALLIWALGATPTWIHGHLVDSPTLKVHMIDVGQGDATLIEMPGGQTLLIDAGGSPHGPDPGLQRVAPYLRALGVRHLDALILTHADLDHYGGINALMRPFKPRIFIARQRPDHAPTHRLAHQAALQGAYLPRLPATLTISDGHATLTLLSPPDEMPSENDRSLVAILTYAGATLTLTGDLEEAGERWLLSRASELSLPSVVYKAGHHGSRTSSSPELLNLLQPRIALVSVGRPSPFGHPHTEVLERFQARNIQVFRTDHHGSTRLEVEHDGTLRIIPTRWPWDQR; from the coding sequence ATGCGCAGACTCCGGGCCTGGATCCACACTCACACCTCCCTCAGCGCTGCGGCCGCCGCCGCGGCCGCGCTGATGAGCGCCGCCCTGCTTGCCCTCGACCCGACCCTCGGAGAGTGCCTGGTGCTGGCCGCTCTCCCGGCCCCCGGCGCCCTGGCCGTAGCCTGGCTCAGCCCCCGGATTCCGTGGCGACTGCCCCTGGGCGTGGCCGCGGCCGCGGCCACCCTGCTCTGCCTGAGCTTTGCGTATCAACAGGCTGAGCGGGCGGCCCGCGCCCCGGCCCGGGACTGGATCGGCGAAGAGCGCCACGAACTGGAAGTGCACCTGGAGTTGACCTCCGGGCCGCTGCCCCAGGCCCGGGGCTACACCTACGACGCGCGCCTGCTCGGCAGTGACGTCGACGCGCTCAACGCCCTGCTGCCCGCGCGCCCCCCGAAGGTGCGCCTCTTCTACCCCCATGACCACCACCCGGCGGGCGCCTCCCTGCCCCGGGCCGGCGACCGCCTCCGGGCCTGGGCGCGCCTGCGCCGCTTTGCCCCGGGCTCCCGGCCCGGGGAGCGCCCGGCCCGCCAACTCATGGAGCGACGGAGCTACCTGGCCTCGGTGACCCTGCGCGAGCCCCCGCAGCTCCAGGAGCCCCAGCAGCCGGCGCCCACCCTGCGCCTGGCCCGCGCCTTAAGCGATCGCCGCCTGGCCCTGGAGCGCCGCGTGGCCACCCACCTTCAGGGCGACGCGCTGGCGGTGACCTGGGCCATGCTCACCGCCAGCCGGGGACTGATTCGCCCGGAGTTTCGCGCCCCCTTCGATCAGACCTCCACCAGCCATGTGCTGGCGATCTCCGGACTGCATTTCGGCGTCATCGCCGCGCTGATCACCTTCGCACTGCGTCTCCTCCTCGATCCCCTGGCTCGTCTCTATTGCTGGGTCCCTCGCCAGCGTCTGCTGGTGGTCCCCTCGCTCCTCTGCCTGCTGGCCTACCTGGTCGCCATCGGCGCGCCCATCTCCGCACAGCGCGCCTTTTTAATGGTTGCCCTGGCCTCAATGACCCTCCTGATCGCTCGCCGGCTCCGACCCACCTCGGTGCTCTGGACCGTGGCCGCCGCCCTCCTGATTCACAGCCCTCACCTGCTCGTCGAGGTGGGATTTCAACTCTCGATGGCCGCCACCGCCGGCATCCTGCTCTTCTATCAGGGGCGTCCCGCCTGGCTGCGGCCCCCTCAGGGACCCGACGCCCACCAGGAAAGCCGCCGCAGCCGTCGGCTGCGCGCGCTCGGCCTCTTTGTCGGCGTCTCCACCGCGGCGTCGGTGGCGACGCTGCCCCCCCTTATCGCCCTGAGCGCGGAGCTGCCGGTGAGCGGGTTCTGGACCAACCTGATCGTGATCCCGCTGGTCGGCTCACTGATCTTCCCGCTGATGGTGGCCGGCGCGCTGCTCACCTCGATCTACGAGCCGGTGGCCGGAGTGCTTCTGAACCTGGCGGGCTCCCTCTTTTTGGGCCTCCACCACGCGCTGCACCAGGTCGCCGACTGGCCCCTCAACGAGCTGCGTCTGGGAACGCCTTCCCCCCTGGAGTGGGGCGCGATGTGGGTGGCCTGCGCCCTGGCCGTGGCCGGAGGATTGCGCCTGCGGCCCTGCCTCATCGCCCTGCTGATCTGGGCCCTGGGCGCCACCCCGACGTGGATCCACGGCCATCTGGTAGACTCCCCCACCCTCAAGGTACACATGATCGACGTCGGTCAGGGCGACGCCACGCTTATCGAGATGCCCGGCGGTCAGACCCTGCTCATCGACGCCGGCGGCAGCCCCCACGGCCCCGACCCCGGGCTGCAACGGGTTGCCCCCTACCTGCGCGCCCTGGGAGTGCGCCACCTCGACGCCCTGATCCTCACCCACGCCGACCTGGACCACTACGGCGGCATCAACGCCTTGATGCGCCCCTTTAAACCCCGCATCTTCATCGCTCGCCAGCGCCCCGACCACGCTCCCACTCACCGCCTGGCCCACCAGGCCGCTCTCCAGGGCGCCTACCTTCCCCGGCTCCCCGCCACCCTCACCATTAGCGACGGCCACGCCACCCTCACCCTCCTCTCCCCACCGGACGAGATGCCCTCGGAGAACGACCGCAGCCTGGTCGCCATCCTCACCTACGCCGGCGCCACCCTCACCCTGACCGGCGACCTCGAAGAGGCCGGGGAGCGCTGGCTCCTCTCCCGCGCCTCCGAGCTGAGCCTGCCCTCCGTCGTCTACAAAGCCGGCCACCACGGCTCCCGCACCTCCTCCTCCCCGGAGCTTCTAAACCTCTTACAACCCCGCATTGCCCTGGTCTCCGTCGGCCGCCCCAGCCCCTTTGGCCACCCTCACACCGAGGTCCTGGAGCGCTTTCAAGCCCGCAACATCCAGGTCTTCCGCACCGACCACCACGGCAGCACCCGGTTGGAGGTGGAGCACGACGGCACCCTGCGAATCATTCCCACCCGCTGGCCCTGGGACCAACGTTGA
- a CDS encoding serpin family protein — MIRSLSRNLLTAGLAISLAACSQLDEQPNTSPEPEGPGDVVRSELSRIMAPEVDVSVQEQLAADNRDFAFNLFVQLREEAEAGENIFVSPHSISLALAMTYGGAEANTKAEMAEVLRFTLPDEDLHPAFNLLDQELASRSEYEPSEESGGEPLVLNVVNQTWGQQGFSFESDFLDLLALHYGAEMRLVDFAGATEAIRREINQWVEDQTNERIKDLLSDVALSAETRLVLVNAIYFYGSWLNAFNEDLTEDAAFTLLDESQVNVPMMKQAAEFGFYEDESTVAASLPYVGDEASMILWMPADASADFEAWEQAMAREDFDAMAAAVRGTRDGEVFLPRFESEGDYSLVGPLKELGMEDAFEFCEADFGGINGSEPCIPGSSLSISEILHKSFVSVDEEGTEAAAATAVIMAGTDSSIPENPPSVRFDRPFYYAVYDHGTSTILFMGRMLDPS, encoded by the coding sequence ATGATTCGATCTCTCTCTCGCAACCTGTTGACCGCCGGGCTGGCCATAAGTCTTGCGGCCTGCTCCCAACTCGACGAGCAACCCAACACCAGCCCCGAGCCGGAGGGGCCGGGTGATGTGGTACGCAGCGAGCTCAGCCGCATCATGGCTCCGGAGGTCGACGTATCGGTTCAGGAGCAGCTCGCTGCCGACAACCGTGACTTCGCGTTCAACCTCTTCGTGCAGCTGCGTGAGGAGGCGGAGGCCGGTGAGAACATTTTTGTCTCGCCGCACTCCATTTCGCTGGCGCTGGCAATGACCTACGGGGGAGCCGAAGCCAACACGAAGGCGGAGATGGCTGAGGTGCTGCGCTTTACGCTCCCGGATGAGGATCTGCACCCGGCGTTCAACCTGCTCGACCAGGAGCTGGCCAGCCGCTCGGAGTACGAGCCCTCCGAGGAGAGCGGCGGGGAGCCCCTGGTGCTCAACGTGGTCAATCAGACCTGGGGGCAGCAGGGCTTTAGTTTTGAGTCGGACTTCCTCGATCTGCTTGCGCTTCATTACGGCGCGGAGATGCGGCTTGTGGACTTCGCGGGCGCCACGGAAGCCATTCGTCGGGAGATCAATCAGTGGGTTGAAGATCAGACCAACGAACGTATCAAAGACCTTTTGTCCGACGTGGCGCTCAGCGCAGAGACTCGCCTGGTGCTGGTCAACGCGATTTATTTCTATGGCAGTTGGTTGAACGCGTTTAACGAAGATCTGACCGAAGACGCAGCGTTCACGTTGCTCGACGAAAGTCAGGTCAACGTGCCCATGATGAAGCAGGCGGCGGAGTTCGGGTTTTACGAAGACGAGAGCACGGTGGCGGCCTCGCTTCCCTACGTGGGCGATGAGGCGTCGATGATTCTGTGGATGCCCGCTGATGCCAGCGCCGATTTCGAGGCGTGGGAGCAGGCGATGGCCCGCGAAGACTTCGATGCGATGGCAGCAGCTGTGCGAGGCACACGGGATGGCGAGGTCTTCCTGCCGCGCTTTGAGAGTGAGGGCGACTACTCTCTGGTCGGTCCCTTGAAGGAGCTGGGAATGGAGGATGCCTTCGAATTCTGCGAGGCGGATTTTGGTGGCATCAACGGCTCGGAGCCCTGCATCCCGGGGAGCTCGCTCTCCATCTCGGAGATTCTGCACAAGAGCTTTGTGAGCGTCGACGAGGAAGGCACCGAGGCGGCTGCGGCCACCGCGGTGATCATGGCGGGCACGGATTCCTCAATTCCGGAGAACCCGCCCAGCGTGCGCTTTGATCGCCCCTTCTACTACGCGGTCTACGACCACGGCACCTCGACGATCCTCTTTATGGGGCGGATGCTCGATCCGAGCTGA
- a CDS encoding BCCT family transporter — protein MSKLTLNRPVSIGSLALIAMFLLIGVVAPEAAERTFNVIQSEILSRFGWFYILSVTFFLVFVLHLGLSRFGKIKLGPDDSVPDFPFLSWVAMLFAAGMGIGLMFFAVGEPLTHFALPPEAAPFSVAAQREAMTATFVHWGIHAWAIYAVVGLSLGYFSYRYNLPLTIRSGLYPIFKERIEGAIGNLVDIFAIVGTLFGIATSLGFGVLQINSGLHVLVGIPVSIFVQVALIASITAVATLSVVTGLGRGVRRLSELNLILAVSLMIFVLTLGPTSHLMNAFVQNLGIYLDQFLRKSLNIYAYEPRKWINSWTLFYWAWWISWSPFVGMFLARVSRGRTVREFVFAILFIPAGFTFLWMTVFGNSAILIDRTEAQGALSRAVLEDVSVGLFRFFEYLPFSTVTATLAVALIVVFFVTSSDSGALVVDTIAAGGETNTWKGQRIFWCALAGLIAAILLYTGGLAALQAATIAGALPFAIVMILLCWGLYRGMSADLASEKSTRNIPLATPGVGLTWQRRLSRLLSTPTPKEVDGYIYDTVVVALRELADEFMSQGYAARFVADDEEPGVRLIVPAHEIRDFIYGVQHSSRRLPSFTVDTLVQGELLHEARTFFSDGSQGYDVMGMSKAQIIADVLIQFERYQAQVQSPKTSLYVSAPEHR, from the coding sequence ATGAGCAAACTGACCCTCAACCGCCCGGTCTCGATAGGTTCCCTGGCACTCATCGCAATGTTCCTTCTCATTGGTGTGGTCGCTCCAGAAGCAGCGGAGCGAACCTTTAACGTCATTCAATCCGAAATCCTGAGCCGCTTTGGCTGGTTTTATATCCTTTCCGTCACGTTCTTTTTGGTGTTTGTACTCCACCTGGGGCTGAGTCGTTTTGGTAAGATAAAGTTGGGGCCTGACGATAGCGTGCCCGATTTTCCTTTTCTGTCCTGGGTGGCCATGCTCTTTGCCGCCGGGATGGGCATTGGGCTGATGTTTTTTGCTGTCGGCGAACCGCTTACCCACTTTGCCTTACCTCCCGAGGCTGCTCCTTTTTCGGTGGCCGCGCAGCGGGAAGCGATGACCGCCACGTTCGTTCATTGGGGGATCCACGCCTGGGCCATCTATGCGGTGGTCGGTCTCTCGCTGGGCTACTTTAGCTATCGCTACAATCTCCCGCTGACCATTCGCTCCGGGCTCTATCCGATCTTTAAAGAGCGCATCGAGGGGGCTATCGGCAATCTGGTCGATATTTTTGCGATTGTGGGCACCCTCTTTGGCATCGCGACCTCCCTGGGATTTGGCGTTCTCCAGATCAACTCGGGCCTCCATGTGCTGGTCGGGATACCCGTATCCATTTTTGTCCAGGTCGCCCTGATCGCCTCGATCACAGCGGTGGCCACGCTATCGGTGGTCACCGGTCTCGGTCGGGGAGTGCGCCGGTTAAGTGAGCTCAACCTGATCCTGGCCGTGAGCCTGATGATCTTTGTGCTTACCCTGGGGCCCACGTCTCATCTGATGAATGCCTTTGTGCAGAATCTGGGCATTTATCTCGATCAGTTTTTGCGCAAATCGCTCAATATCTATGCGTATGAACCCCGGAAGTGGATCAACTCCTGGACGCTTTTTTACTGGGCCTGGTGGATTTCCTGGTCTCCCTTTGTCGGGATGTTTTTGGCGCGGGTGTCCCGGGGGCGCACGGTTCGCGAATTCGTGTTTGCGATTCTCTTCATTCCGGCAGGATTCACGTTTCTGTGGATGACCGTCTTTGGCAATTCCGCCATCCTCATCGATCGTACAGAAGCGCAGGGAGCGCTCTCCCGGGCGGTGCTGGAAGACGTCTCCGTGGGGTTGTTTCGGTTCTTTGAATACCTGCCCTTTTCCACGGTTACGGCGACCCTTGCGGTGGCGCTGATCGTCGTCTTCTTCGTGACCTCCTCGGACTCCGGAGCGCTGGTCGTCGATACGATCGCCGCCGGCGGAGAAACGAACACCTGGAAGGGGCAGCGGATCTTTTGGTGTGCCTTAGCCGGGCTCATCGCTGCGATCTTGCTCTACACCGGGGGGCTCGCCGCGCTGCAGGCCGCAACGATCGCCGGGGCCTTGCCCTTTGCCATTGTGATGATCCTGCTGTGCTGGGGGCTCTACCGAGGCATGAGCGCGGATCTGGCGAGCGAAAAGAGCACCCGCAACATCCCCCTGGCGACTCCCGGGGTGGGGCTCACCTGGCAGCGCCGTCTCAGCAGGCTCCTGTCGACGCCGACCCCCAAAGAGGTCGATGGCTATATCTATGACACCGTTGTCGTCGCCCTGCGGGAGCTGGCCGACGAGTTTATGAGTCAGGGATACGCTGCCCGCTTTGTCGCCGATGACGAGGAGCCGGGGGTTCGCCTGATCGTCCCGGCCCATGAGATTCGCGACTTTATCTACGGCGTTCAGCACTCCAGCCGGCGCCTCCCCTCCTTCACGGTCGACACCCTGGTGCAGGGCGAGTTGCTGCACGAAGCGCGAACCTTCTTCAGCGACGGCAGTCAGGGCTACGATGTCATGGGGATGTCGAAGGCACAGATCATTGCCGATGTGTTGATTCAGTTTGAACGCTATCAGGCGCAGGTCCAGTCCCCGAAGACGTCGCTCTATGTGAGCGCTCCGGAACACCGGTGA
- a CDS encoding glutathione peroxidase, with product MLKKIAKKANDAVTRVKFGKPPEGPGPASLEEAELVGLHGAPLPTEAYRGKVVLFVNVASRCGLTPQYETLVKIRERFHDRGFEIVGAPCNQFLGQEPGTAEEIESFCAVTYGVDFPLLNKQEVNGGGRSPLYQFLINSEAGGGENISWNFEKFLVDREGEVRFRFAPSVQPDAPEVIAAIESLL from the coding sequence ATGCTGAAAAAAATCGCCAAAAAAGCCAACGACGCCGTCACCCGAGTCAAATTCGGCAAGCCCCCCGAGGGCCCCGGACCGGCCTCGCTGGAGGAGGCCGAGCTTGTCGGGCTGCACGGCGCCCCCCTGCCGACGGAAGCCTACCGGGGCAAGGTCGTGCTCTTCGTAAACGTCGCCAGCCGCTGCGGGCTCACCCCGCAGTACGAGACGCTGGTGAAGATTCGCGAGCGCTTTCACGACCGGGGATTTGAGATCGTGGGAGCCCCCTGCAACCAGTTTCTGGGCCAGGAGCCCGGCACAGCCGAAGAGATCGAGAGCTTCTGCGCGGTGACCTACGGCGTGGACTTTCCGCTCCTCAACAAGCAGGAGGTCAACGGCGGCGGGCGCAGCCCCCTCTACCAGTTCCTCATCAACAGCGAGGCCGGCGGCGGCGAGAACATCAGCTGGAACTTTGAGAAATTTCTGGTGGATCGGGAGGGGGAGGTGCGCTTTCGCTTCGCGCCCTCGGTCCAGCCGGACGCGCCGGAGGTGATCGCGGCGATTGAGTCCCTTCTCTGA